GGCCCAGAACTCCATGGCCAGCCCGGGAAAGTCACCGGCCAGGTGCATCGCCACGCCGCCCGATTTTTCGAGCTGGCGCCACATGTCGCCGCTCTTGTCGAGTTCGAAATAGTGGTAGCCCGCGTTGTACGGAATCTGCCGCGGCGCCACCGGCAGCGGGCGCACCACCACGCCGGGCAATTGCAGCTGCACAAGGTCGCGGATGCGTTCGACCGAGCCGATCTTCACCTGCGTGGGGAAGCGCTGCTGAATGGCATCGGCCGGCAGGTCGGCATGCACTGCGAGCACGAAGCCCGCGTTGCGCACCAGCACCGGGTCGGGCATGCGGCCCACGCGCACGCCGTGGCTGCGCTCTTCGAGTTCGATGGCGATCGCGCTCTGTTCGAGCACGGCCGACAGCGAACGCCGAAGCTCTTCAAGCAGCGGGCGGATGCACTCGTTGAGGTTGTCGTGGTCGTATATCGGCCACAGCACCGGACGGCGCGTGGGCGATGTGTGCGTGGCCAGATGGCAGGCCAGCTTGAGCCAGTCGACGAACAGGTTTTCTGGGTGCACCTGCACCGCCTGCTGCGAATGCCACGTGAGCGCGAGATAGCGGTTGACCAGTTCGAGCAAGAGGAAGTCAGAGACCTCGCTCACGCCGCCGCGCCCCGGCTGCGACAGCCGCGAAGCCAATGCCTCGGAGCGCTGCGTGAGCAGGCCGTGCAGCTCGGCGATCATGCTGCGCAGCATTGCGTGCGCGGAAGCGTCGAGCACCGGCGGAATGTAGTTGGCATCGACCACCAGCTTGTGGTCGGTACGCCGCTCGATCACGCGCACCGCGCCAATGGCCTGCCATTCGGCGGTGAGCGAGGAAGCGCGCGCAAGACGCAAGCGCGGCGCG
This is a stretch of genomic DNA from Variovorax paradoxus. It encodes these proteins:
- the tssK gene encoding type VI secretion system baseplate subunit TssK; amino-acid sequence: MYLRPQHFQQMERYVEQYVTRRTAGLQGAYWGWLSLEIDRDAYALGRVSLLGGAGVMPDGTPFSFGAEDAPLPYEVPTDLTDELIVLALPLRRPGSEEVIFAEDEGSAARFGVIEREVNDGNAVALGPAVLQLAAPRLRLARASSLTAEWQAIGAVRVIERRTDHKLVVDANYIPPVLDASAHAMLRSMIAELHGLLTQRSEALASRLSQPGRGGVSEVSDFLLLELVNRYLALTWHSQQAVQVHPENLFVDWLKLACHLATHTSPTRRPVLWPIYDHDNLNECIRPLLEELRRSLSAVLEQSAIAIELEERSHGVRVGRMPDPVLVRNAGFVLAVHADLPADAIQQRFPTQVKIGSVERIRDLVQLQLPGVVVRPLPVAPRQIPYNAGYHYFELDKSGDMWRQLEKSGGVAMHLAGDFPGLAMEFWAIRP